In Flavivirga abyssicola, the following are encoded in one genomic region:
- a CDS encoding DUF6265 family protein encodes MKVYIVITLIMMTSLFSLPCNAQVEKTLEPKLKNISWIAGNWKGEAFGGQTEENWSEPSGGSMMATFKLINDGKVSFYETEIIREVENTLILQLKHFNNDLKGWETKDETVDFPLKEITKNKVIFEGMSFEKVGDNEMNVYVDIKQKNGSIETVKFNYTK; translated from the coding sequence ATGAAAGTATATATTGTGATTACCTTAATAATGATGACCTCACTTTTTAGTTTGCCTTGTAATGCTCAAGTTGAGAAAACATTAGAACCAAAATTGAAAAATATTTCGTGGATTGCTGGTAATTGGAAAGGAGAAGCCTTTGGAGGTCAAACAGAAGAAAATTGGAGTGAACCTTCTGGCGGTTCCATGATGGCAACTTTCAAACTTATAAATGATGGAAAAGTTTCTTTTTACGAAACAGAAATAATCCGTGAAGTAGAAAACACACTCATTCTTCAATTAAAGCACTTTAACAACGACTTAAAAGGATGGGAAACTAAAGATGAAACAGTCGATTTTCCTCTTAAAGAAATCACTAAAAATAAAGTAATTTTTGAAGGTATGTCCTTTGAAAAAGTAGGTGATAATGAAATGAATGTATATGTTGATATAAAACAAAAAAATGGTTCTATAGAAACTGTTAAGTTTAATTACACTAAATAA
- a CDS encoding acyl-CoA dehydrogenase family protein, which yields MEEKNILRGGQFLVKDTNCEDIFTPEDFNEDQLMMKEAVTEFVDREIWANKAQFEKKDYALTESCMQKAGELGFLSVSVPEEYGGMGMGFVDTMLVCDYISGATGSFSTAFGAHTGIGTMPITLYGTEEQKKKYVPKLASGEWFGSYCLTEPSAGSDANSGKTKAVLSADGKSYSITGQKMWISNAGFCSLMIVFARIEDDKNITGFIIEYDPENPNGITMGEEEHKLGIRASSTRQVFFNETVVPVENMLSTRGNGFKIAMNALNVGRIKLAAACLDAQRRVITESVKYANERIQFKTPISSFGAIRQKIAEMATNCWVGEAASYRAAKNIEDRIELRKNNGKDTHQEAELKGVEEYAIECSILKVAVSEYTQRCTDEGIQIFGGMGFSEETPIESAWRDARIARIYEGTNEINRMLSIGMLIKKAMKGHVDVLTPAMAVKDELVGIPSFDVPDYSELFSEEKNIVKNLKKLFLMVAGAALQKYGEKIEEQQQLMLAASDILIQIYLAETAILRAEKMAKKEGEDQAKEQIAMAKLNLFHAIDVIETAGKHSIISFSTGDEQRMMLMGLKRYIKYVNMPNIIELRDIIAKKVIQENKYCF from the coding sequence ATGGAAGAAAAAAATATTTTACGTGGCGGACAATTCCTAGTAAAAGACACCAATTGTGAAGATATATTCACTCCAGAAGATTTCAATGAAGATCAGTTAATGATGAAAGAAGCCGTGACTGAATTTGTTGATAGAGAAATTTGGGCAAATAAAGCACAATTTGAAAAAAAGGATTATGCCTTAACAGAATCATGTATGCAAAAAGCTGGAGAACTTGGTTTTTTAAGTGTTTCAGTTCCTGAAGAATATGGCGGTATGGGTATGGGCTTTGTAGACACTATGCTTGTTTGCGATTATATTTCTGGAGCTACCGGTTCTTTTAGTACAGCATTTGGAGCGCATACAGGCATTGGAACTATGCCAATTACTTTATACGGAACCGAAGAGCAAAAGAAAAAATATGTACCAAAATTGGCTTCTGGTGAATGGTTTGGTTCGTATTGCTTAACCGAACCAAGTGCTGGAAGTGATGCCAACTCAGGAAAAACAAAAGCTGTACTCTCTGCTGATGGTAAAAGTTATAGTATTACTGGGCAAAAAATGTGGATTTCAAACGCGGGATTCTGTAGTTTAATGATTGTTTTTGCGCGTATTGAAGACGATAAAAATATTACCGGATTCATCATAGAATACGATCCGGAAAATCCTAATGGTATCACCATGGGTGAAGAAGAGCATAAATTAGGGATTCGTGCCTCTTCCACACGTCAGGTTTTCTTTAATGAAACCGTAGTTCCAGTTGAAAATATGCTATCAACAAGAGGCAACGGGTTTAAAATAGCTATGAATGCTCTTAATGTAGGGAGAATAAAACTCGCTGCAGCATGTTTAGATGCACAACGTCGAGTGATAACAGAGTCTGTAAAATATGCTAACGAGCGTATTCAATTTAAAACACCAATCTCTAGTTTTGGTGCTATTCGTCAAAAAATAGCAGAAATGGCCACGAATTGCTGGGTAGGAGAAGCTGCCAGTTATCGAGCAGCAAAAAATATTGAGGATCGTATTGAGCTAAGAAAAAATAATGGAAAAGATACGCATCAGGAAGCCGAATTAAAAGGTGTTGAAGAATATGCTATAGAATGCTCTATCTTAAAAGTAGCTGTTTCTGAATATACTCAAAGATGTACTGATGAAGGTATTCAAATATTTGGAGGTATGGGATTTTCTGAAGAAACCCCCATTGAATCTGCATGGCGAGATGCGCGTATAGCAAGAATTTATGAAGGTACTAATGAAATAAACAGAATGCTTTCAATAGGTATGCTTATCAAAAAAGCCATGAAAGGTCATGTTGATGTTTTAACACCAGCTATGGCTGTTAAAGATGAGTTGGTAGGTATTCCATCTTTTGATGTACCTGATTATTCTGAATTATTCTCTGAAGAAAAGAATATTGTAAAGAACCTTAAAAAACTATTCTTAATGGTAGCCGGAGCTGCTTTACAGAAATACGGTGAGAAAATTGAAGAGCAACAGCAATTAATGTTGGCTGCATCAGATATATTAATCCAGATTTATTTAGCCGAAACGGCTATTCTTCGCGCAGAAAAAATGGCTAAAAAAGAAGGCGAAGATCAAGCGAAAGAACAGATAGCAATGGCTAAATTAAACCTATTCCATGCTATTGATGTTATTGAAACTGCTGGTAAACATTCTATTATTTCATTCTCTACAGGTGATGAACAACGTATGATGCTTATGGGCTTAAAACGCTATATTAAATATGTTAATATGCCTAACATTATTGAATTAAGAGATATTATTGCTAAAAAAGTGATTCAAGAAAATAAATACTGCTTTTAG
- a CDS encoding four helix bundle protein, with product MCAKQRHNYKNLKIWKLGLEITNSVSDILLDFPKHERFNLSSQISRCSVSIPSNIAEGSARTDKSFSHFLDISLGSSFELGTQLLVAHHRKYINKIILNTLEGKIEEFQRMTMGFQNSLN from the coding sequence ATGTGTGCTAAACAAAGACATAATTATAAAAATTTAAAAATTTGGAAACTCGGTTTAGAGATTACAAATAGTGTATCTGATATCTTGTTAGATTTTCCAAAACATGAAAGATTCAATTTAAGTTCTCAAATAAGCAGATGCTCTGTTTCAATACCTAGCAACATTGCTGAAGGTTCAGCCAGAACAGATAAATCTTTTAGTCATTTTTTAGATATCTCTTTAGGCTCATCTTTTGAATTAGGAACACAATTATTAGTAGCACATCATAGAAAATATATAAACAAAATAATATTAAATACACTAGAAGGAAAAATAGAAGAATTCCAAAGAATGACAATGGGCTTTCAAAACAGCCTCAATTAA
- a CDS encoding acetyl-CoA C-acyltransferase: MKTAYIVKAYRTAVGKAPKGVFRFKRTDELAAETIQYMMKELPQLDKTRIDDVIVGNAMPEGSQGLNMARLISLMGLNSVDVPGVTVNRFCSSGIETIGIATAKIQSGMADCIIAGGAESMSAVPMTGFKPELNYDIVKAGHEDYYWGMGNTAEAVANQFKVSREDQDEFAYNSHMKALKAQAENRFQDQIVPIDVEQTYIDSNGKKATKSYTVTKDEGPRAGTSKEALAKLRAVFAAGGSVTAGNSSQMSDGAAFVMVMSEEMVKELNLEPIARLVNYAAAGVEPRIMGIGPVKAIPKALKQAGLQQSDLELIELNEAFASQSLAVIRELDLNPDIINVNGGAIALGHPLGCTGAKLSVQLFDEMRKRNMKGKYGAVTMCVGTGQGACGIFEFLN, encoded by the coding sequence ATGAAGACCGCTTACATCGTAAAAGCATACAGAACCGCAGTTGGAAAGGCTCCAAAGGGTGTCTTTCGTTTTAAAAGAACCGATGAATTGGCTGCAGAAACCATTCAATACATGATGAAGGAATTACCACAATTAGACAAAACGCGCATAGACGATGTTATTGTTGGTAATGCCATGCCAGAAGGATCTCAAGGATTAAATATGGCACGTTTAATTTCTTTAATGGGGTTAAATAGTGTAGATGTTCCTGGAGTAACCGTAAATCGTTTTTGTTCATCAGGTATCGAAACCATTGGTATTGCTACTGCTAAAATACAATCTGGAATGGCTGACTGTATTATTGCTGGGGGTGCCGAAAGTATGAGTGCTGTACCTATGACAGGGTTTAAACCTGAGTTAAATTACGACATCGTAAAAGCTGGTCATGAAGATTATTACTGGGGTATGGGAAATACGGCTGAAGCCGTTGCCAACCAATTCAAAGTATCTCGTGAAGATCAAGATGAATTTGCATACAATTCACATATGAAAGCTTTAAAAGCACAAGCTGAAAACCGTTTTCAAGATCAGATTGTGCCTATTGATGTGGAACAAACTTATATTGATTCCAATGGAAAGAAAGCGACCAAATCATATACTGTAACAAAAGATGAAGGCCCGCGTGCGGGAACTAGTAAAGAAGCTTTAGCAAAATTACGGGCTGTATTTGCAGCTGGTGGCAGTGTTACTGCAGGTAACTCATCTCAAATGAGTGATGGGGCTGCCTTTGTTATGGTGATGAGTGAAGAAATGGTGAAAGAATTAAATCTAGAACCTATTGCTCGCTTAGTCAACTATGCAGCAGCAGGTGTAGAACCTCGAATTATGGGAATCGGCCCCGTAAAGGCTATTCCAAAAGCATTAAAACAAGCTGGTCTACAACAATCCGATTTAGAGCTCATCGAATTAAATGAAGCATTTGCATCTCAATCTTTAGCTGTGATTAGAGAATTAGACCTCAACCCAGATATTATAAACGTAAATGGAGGTGCCATAGCATTAGGACATCCTTTAGGTTGTACCGGAGCAAAACTTTCAGTTCAGCTATTTGATGAAATGCGTAAACGTAACATGAAAGGAAAATATGGAGCCGTTACAATGTGTGTCGGAACTGGTCAAGGAGCTTGTGGCATATTCGAGTTTCTTAATTAA
- a CDS encoding four helix bundle protein has product MARHNFKKLKVWENGITLVSDNYKLTRTFPDIEKFNLISQMNRSAVSIPSNIAEGSSKSTDKHFKKYLENSLGSAFEWETQLIVSHNEGYLNKNKFEELENKILQIQKMLGKFIDNLDD; this is encoded by the coding sequence ATGGCACGACATAATTTTAAAAAATTAAAAGTTTGGGAAAATGGAATTACCCTAGTTAGCGATAATTATAAATTAACAAGGACATTTCCAGATATTGAAAAATTTAATCTGATAAGTCAAATGAATAGAAGTGCTGTTTCAATCCCTTCAAATATTGCTGAAGGATCAAGTAAAAGTACAGATAAACATTTTAAAAAATATTTAGAGAATAGTCTGGGATCAGCATTCGAATGGGAAACGCAATTAATCGTTTCTCATAATGAAGGGTATCTCAATAAAAATAAATTTGAAGAATTAGAAAATAAAATATTACAAATTCAAAAAATGTTAGGAAAGTTTATAGATAACCTCGATGACTAG
- a CDS encoding 3-hydroxyacyl-CoA dehydrogenase/enoyl-CoA hydratase family protein has translation MSKRRIKKVAIIGSGIMGSGIACHFANIGVDVLLLDIVPRELNDKEKSKGLTLEDKVVRNRLVNDALAASLKSKPSPIYHSKFANRITTGNLEDDIAKVAHVDWIMEVVVERLDIKQQVFESLEKHRTPGTLITSNTSGIPIKFMSEGRSEDFQKHFCGTHFFNPARYLKLFEIIPGPKTDTLVLEFLNSYGEQFLGKTSVVAKDTPAFIGNRIGIFSIMSLFHAVKDMGLTIEEVDKLSGPVIGRPKSATFRTVDVVGLDTLVHVANGIAENCKEDERLELFKLPDFIDTMMKNKWLGSKTKQGFYKKTVSAEGKKEILSLDLNTLEYRAAKKAKFATLELTKTIDNVVDRFKVLVSGKDKAGAFYRKSFAALFAYVSNRIPEITDELYKIDDAMKAGFGWEHGPFQIWDAIGVEKGIEIMEAEGLAPAAWVNDMLASGSKSFYSVKEGATYAYDIPKKTQEKIPGQDAFIILDNIRKSNEVFKNSGVVIEDLGDGILNCEFQSKMNTIGGDVLAGLNKAIDLAEKEYQGLIIGNQGANFSVGANIGMIFMMAVEQEYDELNAAIKYFQDTMMRMRYSSIPTISAPHGMSLGGACELSMHADKVVAAAETYIGLVEFGVGVIPGGAGSKEMALRASDTFRKGDVELNILQEYFLTIGMAKVATSAYEAFDMGVLQKGKDIVVTNKDRQIATAKAHAKLMAEAGYTQPVKRKDVKVLGKQALGMFLVGTDSMEAANYISEHDHKIANKLAYVMAGGDLSEPTLVTEQYLLDLEREAFLSLCTERKTLERIQHMLTTGKPLRN, from the coding sequence ATGAGTAAACGTAGAATAAAAAAAGTAGCCATTATAGGTTCTGGTATTATGGGAAGTGGTATTGCATGTCATTTCGCTAATATTGGCGTAGATGTTTTATTACTTGACATCGTTCCAAGAGAACTGAATGATAAAGAGAAGTCCAAAGGCTTAACTCTTGAAGACAAGGTCGTACGAAATAGATTGGTTAATGATGCCCTTGCTGCCTCATTAAAATCGAAGCCTTCACCAATTTATCATTCTAAGTTCGCAAATCGCATTACAACAGGTAATCTTGAAGATGATATTGCAAAAGTGGCACACGTTGATTGGATTATGGAGGTGGTCGTTGAACGACTAGATATTAAGCAACAGGTTTTTGAATCACTAGAAAAACATAGAACACCAGGCACTCTAATTACTAGCAATACATCTGGTATTCCTATCAAGTTTATGAGTGAAGGACGTAGTGAAGACTTTCAGAAACACTTCTGCGGAACTCACTTTTTTAACCCTGCCCGTTACTTAAAATTATTCGAAATCATTCCAGGTCCTAAAACAGATACTTTAGTTTTAGAATTCCTTAATAGTTATGGTGAACAATTTCTGGGAAAAACATCAGTAGTTGCCAAAGACACGCCTGCTTTTATAGGAAACCGCATCGGGATCTTTAGTATTATGAGTTTATTTCATGCTGTTAAAGACATGGGATTAACCATTGAAGAAGTTGATAAATTATCAGGTCCAGTTATTGGCAGACCAAAATCTGCGACATTCAGAACCGTTGATGTTGTTGGTTTAGACACATTAGTTCATGTGGCAAATGGTATTGCAGAAAACTGCAAAGAAGATGAACGCTTAGAACTTTTTAAATTACCAGATTTCATCGATACGATGATGAAAAACAAATGGTTAGGAAGTAAAACAAAACAAGGGTTTTATAAAAAAACAGTGTCCGCCGAAGGCAAAAAAGAAATCCTATCACTAGATTTAAATACCTTAGAATACCGTGCTGCCAAGAAAGCGAAATTCGCTACTTTGGAGCTTACTAAAACTATTGATAACGTTGTAGATCGTTTCAAAGTACTCGTATCTGGAAAGGATAAAGCAGGAGCGTTTTATAGAAAAAGTTTCGCCGCTTTATTTGCTTACGTTTCAAACCGCATTCCCGAAATAACAGACGAATTATATAAGATTGATGACGCAATGAAAGCCGGTTTTGGTTGGGAACACGGTCCCTTTCAAATATGGGATGCTATTGGTGTAGAAAAAGGTATAGAAATCATGGAAGCTGAAGGCTTAGCGCCTGCCGCTTGGGTAAACGATATGTTAGCCTCTGGCAGCAAATCATTTTATTCTGTTAAAGAGGGAGCTACTTATGCTTACGACATTCCAAAGAAAACACAAGAGAAAATACCAGGTCAGGATGCATTCATCATCTTAGACAATATTAGAAAATCTAATGAAGTCTTTAAAAACTCAGGTGTTGTTATTGAAGATTTGGGAGACGGTATATTAAACTGCGAATTCCAATCTAAAATGAATACCATTGGCGGTGATGTTTTAGCAGGACTTAATAAAGCGATTGATTTAGCTGAAAAAGAATATCAAGGGTTAATTATTGGCAACCAAGGTGCCAACTTCTCAGTTGGCGCCAATATTGGTATGATATTTATGATGGCCGTTGAGCAGGAATATGATGAACTTAATGCAGCAATCAAATATTTTCAGGATACAATGATGCGCATGCGCTACTCATCTATTCCAACCATTTCAGCACCACACGGCATGTCTTTAGGAGGTGCTTGTGAATTATCCATGCATGCCGATAAAGTAGTCGCTGCAGCAGAAACTTACATTGGATTAGTAGAGTTTGGTGTTGGGGTTATTCCTGGAGGTGCTGGTTCTAAAGAAATGGCTTTAAGAGCTTCTGATACGTTTAGAAAAGGTGATGTGGAATTAAATATATTACAAGAATACTTTTTAACTATCGGTATGGCAAAAGTTGCGACGTCTGCTTATGAGGCGTTTGATATGGGTGTACTACAAAAAGGAAAAGATATTGTAGTTACTAATAAAGACCGACAAATAGCAACAGCTAAGGCTCACGCAAAATTAATGGCAGAAGCTGGCTACACACAACCGGTAAAACGCAAAGATGTCAAAGTACTTGGAAAACAAGCCTTAGGTATGTTTTTAGTAGGAACAGATTCTATGGAAGCTGCAAATTATATAAGTGAGCACGATCATAAAATAGCAAACAAATTAGCTTATGTCATGGCAGGAGGTGATTTATCCGAGCCAACTTTAGTTACTGAACAATATTTATTGGATTTAGAACGTGAAGCATTTTTAAGCCTATGTACAGAGCGCAAAACTCTAGAACGGATACAACATATGTTAACGACTGGGAAACCGTTGAGAAACTAA
- a CDS encoding MarR family winged helix-turn-helix transcriptional regulator: protein MKDKTIDYILRTTWLAVQKMYNEEAAKFESTMATGFTLLSIDREEGTPSTALGPKMGMEATSLSRILKTMEAKGLIERKPNPKDGRGVIISLTDFGLEKRAYSREKVLTFNEAIKSKVSEEKLNSFYEVAEVINDMVLNKKIYNQND from the coding sequence ATGAAAGACAAAACTATTGACTATATATTAAGAACAACATGGCTCGCTGTGCAAAAAATGTATAATGAAGAGGCTGCAAAATTTGAAAGTACTATGGCAACAGGCTTTACTTTATTAAGTATAGATCGAGAAGAAGGCACGCCTTCAACTGCTTTAGGACCAAAAATGGGAATGGAAGCGACTAGTTTATCCAGAATATTGAAAACCATGGAAGCTAAAGGGCTTATTGAACGTAAACCCAACCCTAAAGATGGTCGAGGTGTTATCATATCTCTCACTGATTTTGGTCTCGAAAAAAGAGCCTATTCAAGAGAAAAGGTTTTAACATTTAATGAAGCTATAAAAAGTAAGGTTTCAGAAGAAAAATTAAACAGTTTTTATGAAGTCGCTGAAGTTATTAATGATATGGTATTAAATAAAAAAATATATAATCAAAACGATTAG
- a CDS encoding AMP-dependent synthetase/ligase: MKEITRLFDFPYYQLKNHPLDAALVTKYDGKWVKTSTKEYIDKANAISRALLSLDVKKHDKIAVISTTNRTEWNIIDIGILQIGAQNIPIYPTIGADDYEYILNHSESIYCFVSDEDVLEKVNAIKSKTKLKEIYSFNHIKGCKHYSELLKLGKDESTQEDVEKRKEAVSSIDLATIIYTSGTTGKPKGVMLSHNNIVSNVLSAQLKFPLKQGERALSFLPICHIFERVFLYLYQFGSIETYFAESMDKIGDNAKEIKPATMTVVPRLIEKVYDKIIAKGTALTGIKKMLFFWAVEVGTKFEPYKKNGLWYELKLAIARKLIFKKWQEALGGNIVFMASGSAALQAKLGRIFGAADMPIMECYGLTETSPGISASDKRNNQWKIGYVGKVIDGVEVKIAEDGEILCKGPNVMMGYYKDEAKTAEVMTGDYFHTGDIGEFDAEGFLKITDRKKEMFKTSGGKYVAPTLLENQFKQSRFIEQIMVIGDGEKMPAALIQLNFEFVEEWARRHDIPFKSSNDLINNPKLLARIQEEIDAANKDFGKWEQIKKFEITPDIWSIDAGHLTPTLKMKRKVIKAKYVDLIEKIYRP, from the coding sequence ATGAAAGAAATTACAAGACTTTTTGATTTTCCTTATTATCAACTAAAAAACCATCCTTTAGATGCTGCATTAGTTACTAAGTACGATGGTAAATGGGTAAAAACCTCAACTAAAGAATATATAGATAAGGCAAATGCCATTAGTAGAGCTTTATTAAGTCTTGATGTAAAAAAACACGATAAAATTGCTGTTATTTCTACAACAAACAGAACTGAGTGGAATATTATAGATATTGGCATCCTTCAAATAGGCGCACAAAACATACCTATTTACCCAACAATTGGTGCAGATGATTATGAGTATATCTTAAACCATAGTGAATCTATATACTGCTTTGTATCAGACGAAGATGTATTGGAAAAAGTAAATGCAATAAAATCAAAGACAAAATTAAAAGAAATTTATAGTTTCAATCATATTAAAGGTTGTAAACATTATTCAGAATTATTAAAACTTGGAAAGGACGAATCCACACAAGAAGATGTTGAAAAAAGAAAAGAAGCTGTTAGTTCAATCGACTTAGCTACGATAATCTATACATCTGGTACTACTGGAAAACCTAAAGGTGTTATGTTATCTCACAATAACATTGTTTCTAATGTCCTTTCAGCTCAGCTTAAATTCCCATTAAAACAAGGTGAAAGAGCGCTAAGTTTTCTTCCTATATGTCACATTTTTGAGCGTGTTTTTCTCTACTTATATCAATTTGGAAGCATTGAAACTTACTTTGCAGAATCTATGGATAAAATAGGCGATAATGCTAAAGAGATTAAACCAGCCACTATGACTGTAGTTCCTAGGTTAATAGAAAAGGTATATGACAAGATTATTGCGAAAGGCACAGCATTAACTGGTATAAAAAAGATGCTGTTTTTTTGGGCAGTGGAAGTTGGAACTAAATTTGAACCCTACAAAAAAAATGGCCTATGGTATGAATTAAAACTAGCTATAGCCCGTAAACTTATATTTAAAAAATGGCAAGAAGCTTTAGGAGGTAATATTGTATTCATGGCATCTGGAAGTGCGGCATTACAAGCCAAGTTAGGACGCATATTTGGAGCAGCTGACATGCCTATTATGGAATGTTATGGCTTAACGGAAACATCTCCTGGTATTTCTGCAAGTGACAAACGTAATAACCAATGGAAAATAGGTTACGTTGGTAAGGTTATAGACGGTGTTGAAGTTAAAATAGCAGAAGATGGTGAAATTTTATGTAAAGGTCCCAACGTTATGATGGGATATTATAAAGATGAAGCAAAAACAGCTGAAGTCATGACTGGAGATTATTTCCATACAGGTGATATTGGAGAATTTGATGCTGAAGGGTTTTTAAAAATTACCGATCGCAAAAAAGAAATGTTTAAAACCTCGGGCGGAAAATATGTAGCACCTACATTACTTGAAAATCAATTCAAACAATCACGCTTCATAGAACAAATCATGGTTATTGGTGATGGTGAAAAAATGCCTGCTGCCTTAATTCAACTTAACTTTGAATTTGTTGAGGAATGGGCAAGACGACATGACATTCCTTTTAAGTCATCAAATGATCTTATTAATAATCCAAAGCTATTAGCTCGTATTCAAGAAGAAATTGACGCGGCGAATAAAGATTTTGGTAAGTGGGAACAAATAAAAAAATTCGAAATAACCCCAGATATTTGGTCAATTGATGCTGGCCATTTAACACCTACATTGAAAATGAAAAGAAAAGTGATTAAGGCTAAGTATGTCGATTTGATAGAAAAAATCTACAGACCATAA